The Apostichopus japonicus isolate 1M-3 chromosome 1, ASM3797524v1, whole genome shotgun sequence DNA segment GAACAAGTTTTGCACTTGGGTTTGGGACATAACTTCTACAAATTTATATACTATAACTTGAGCTAATTTCAAGCAAAAACTATCTTtaacattataaatattatatactaCTTGGTCATACATAAAGTCAATACAGGAAGATGATATCCTTGGTGATATCATCACAGGTGAATGTACCCTTTAATTTTTCTTACATCAGAGTATCCTGATAACAACATTTATGTTACTACTAGTAATATTAAAGTAAGGAACACTGAGATATACTCACCAGACCATAACAAAGTATCTTTCCAGACCGCGATGTAGCTACAAGTAGCTTCTCTCCCTCCTCTGTCATCGATGTTGTCATACACCATGCTGTATCTTCTGTCCGTTTGGTTGTCAACAACTGCTGACCATCGTGACTGTACTGTGTGATGATACGTTTTACAGCACTAAACCACAAGATGTATACAAAACCTGCCCTGTCTGCACATATACTCCAAGGATACCAAGTCTCTCCGTCAATATCTGGTTTCGGAAGCTTGTATAGTAACTCTGCCTCTGTTTTAGATGTATCCATGGTTACAGCGTATGCACATCTACTCTCTTTATCGCATATCAGCAGAACGCCTTCATGATAAAGGATATCTCTTgaccatttcataacctctggCAGCTTCAGAGCTCGAATGAACTTAAATTCTTCATCAAATATGAATAGCGATCCACTATATGTACCTACAATGATGTGGCCACGTTTAGGATCAGTAGTTATACAAGACGCAAACTTCACTTTCATCgttttgatgtcatcaaagagGGACGTGatattattttgagtaaaggACCCATCATGAATATTATAAACACCAACCTGATTAGATTCACAAACCGTAGCTATCTTATCACCTGATAAAGCAGCACAGTGACGATAGGGATGAAGAGAGCTCCCTTTGACTTCATCTATCTTGTCATGACGAATCTGACGTCCTTGTCTGTTTATGACTGTGATAAATGATTGTTCATATGATAATCTCCCAGAGACGACGATGTAACCAGATCCGGTACCTGTTATACCAGTTATACAAAACCCATTACCTTTGATCATATCAATTTCAACAACAGATTCTACATTATCCGATATATTTACTATATCAAAGCACAATATTGGTAAATCATCCATTGTTACATCAGATAAAGATTCCATTTCTGGAAAATCTTTCATCATATCCTCAACTAGGGCTTCGCTCGCAGCTCTTATATCAGGAATACACTGTGCATCAGTCCAGTGGTTATGTGATTCAAGGACACTCGAAGCTATAGTagacaaattttcaaacttattgACCCATTGATTACAAAGATCTGATAAGTTTTGTGTTTCTCTAAGCTTGCATTGCTGTTGttcttctattgttttatttctctcattcattaatGCATCAAGTTTGTTCATTGTTTCGTCAATCTTTAATTCTCtcttttctatttcatttcgtttggtttcctctttctcttttgatttcctaattttaatttcaatcatCCTGTCGTAATCTTCTCTTATTATTCTAATTTTCTCTTCCATTTCTGATTCTAATTCTTTCAATTCTTTTCGAGTCCTTTCTTCAAGAACTGCTTTGAATCTCTTAAATTCTCtctttcctttctcttttttattctttaactTCCTGGTCTGATCTTCGTACTGCGTTTTCCATTTTGCAATTGTTTCAGCAACGATTGATGTAAGTTCTGCATTTACTCTGTTTATCTTATCAGTTAAGTTGGGTACATTTTCTTTCCGTTTTACAAGTTCTTCCAATCTCTTCTGCaacttctctctttcttctttcgaCACATTCGCAACGTCTTGtaggtcatgacctttgtgttCTCCATACGTACATGTTACACAGACAGGGAGATTTCCACAAGTACAACAATACAACTGAGCCACGTGTCCTGTGTGAGTATGGCACCTAGGGGCTTCCATCAATGATGCAAGTTTTTCTTGTGTGAGACTTTTTCTCTCAAGATCATTCAGACCTAATACGTGTTTCTGATGTTTGGCAAATATCTTCTTGgtcaaatgaaattgataacactgaaaacaaagaaattctTTACACATAAAACAGTAAGCTGTAACCTTTAACTTCTCTTCACAGCCAATacattctctctcttctctgttttcaaatgttttctgtaGCTGAATAAACTGTAGCATAGTTTTCATATGGAAGTCAGTCTTGAATCCATCTATCCTATTGTTTGGTATTTTACAGACATCTTTACAAAGAGGACATTCAATTGTCCCAACCTGTCCTTGTAGTATAGATTCCAGACATTGTTTACAAAATCTATGTAGACAGGGTAATAGTTTTGGTTCTTTTAACAGatccaaacaaattgaacattcaAAGAATTTATCTTCGATGTCTTTCCAAGGCGATGGGCAGGCCATTTTTGTCTCGAAATTTGAGCTGTAAAGAAAATTATTACGATCAGTGATACTTAATATCATACTTTGGATTAACAAATTGAGAGCAAGAAGATTAAGTAGAAAGACCAAAACTGTTCTTATATATTGCTGATGGCAAACACAACCACACTGACTTTGATAGTGCTGGAACTTTGTTACCTGTTGACCTTTTTTGACCGAGCTACCAATTTCTATCATGAGGcatataccaagtatgacatttattcaacttgtggttgatgaTATATATGCGTTACAAGCTGTTTTTGTCTATTTCCCATTAAGCCCCACCAACTCATGAATATGAAGAAGGTCAAAGTTGTTGCAAAGAGCATATGattactatgtagttacatcaccataccaagtatgtaCTAAATCAGACATAGGTTTAAAGAGATATTGCCATTATATGAATTGCACGTTAACCCCGCCCACTCATCAACATGCATGAAATGGGAAGCACGAACAATAGAGAACATTTAACCAAcatggggcatctacctactGCACCAAGCATGACATTGACTCAACTAGTGCTTCTGGCCATCACAAACACAggcgcccgcccccccccccccaacacacacacgccatcacagTTGCAAAGGTTACCAAGCCTTCAGCATCATGTAACCACAAAGAGTCACTCAGTGACATGAGCATCATAGCAAAGTGGAGGAATGGAGGGGGCAAGTTCAACTTACCCCTAATTGATTAAGGTATGGCGATTAAAATTGTGTTGATGGGCCAGAAGAAGACTGCACTTGGGTCATTGTAGTACCCTATGTCGGAATGTAGGAGTCCACATCCGGAACTTTATGTTTTTTACGCGTCAACTGGTGCATTCTTAGGTATAAATTTAGGTCTGTACAAGCAGGGGCATCAAtcatgggggggaggggggggggggggcaagggtaCACATTCCTCTTGCTGAAAGGTATAATAATTAATGTCAAATGTCCCCCACCCAGGTCTAGTGGCTGACTCCTGAAGGCACAAGCCCAATGCCAGGCTCATAATGACTCGTGTATCTCATAAAGAGAGCTCTGAAAACATTGTGCTATGAGATTATTAATGATTCATTCTCATTTGCTCAACCCCCAATGAAAATAGAACTGGGCTGAAGATAAAAGAATTACAGATTTCATTTATAGCGTTACTTAACTGAGCTATCGAGCCCATACGTCTGTGAGGCTATATGCTGAGCAAGGAGATAATTTGAATGCCTGCACTGAGCATTCGCTAATCTCCTTTCTACtaggttattattttttatattatttttcatgtacaagcaatataacactatacagtatactgtatatatgtaatatttttttgCATTCAATTTGGTTAGAAATGCCACTCATGATagtttttaagtgtttttgAGATATATTTCACATGAATTTGAACACAGATACATATATGGTGCTAAGCCTGTGTGCTAAGCTGTTTGCcatgttgttgttttaacaATGTTACTCATTATTCCTCAAGTTCTAGTTTAATAGCTGCCCCTCCCTGCCCCTCTCTCCCCTGAGATCTACTTCCTAAATGAAAGTATGGGCCTAAGATAATATGAATGCTTAGGCAGGAAGCACTATTTCAGTTAGCTTTAGCAAAATGTTCATATCCtttcttctgatttcattagtcagtaTACTGTAGTGTGCAACCTCAAAGTCACAGGCACGTATTGTAGGAATGGCGTtccaaacaataaaacacaggGTTCACTATAAGTGATCATTTTTTTTGAAATAACAACAAACGAAGAGAACTCCTAATCGTGAACAGTGTAGCAGTTTATTACGGAACTATGGGTCATGTATATATTACATCTTTATGTTTTATGTTGGCCTATCAGTTTCAATGTTAGCTTTTATATCAGTAGTCAGTACCTTGATGTTTTAACTATGATTATTGAGGCACAGTCCCCTACATGGCCCACCCACTCAGTTctattaccccccccctcctagtAAAGCCCTTCTTGGCATGTagaacaaataatgataacaactaATTTACACCTAAATTCCCCATATGGCTTCCCCACTTCATACAGGCTATAGCTATCATAATAATGCCCTGGTGTGCTTTTATATCTTCATTTACCTGTCTGAACAGTGAATAAGGCAGAGCTTCTTTTTCCCTACAATGTGAATTCATCTAATACAAGTTTTCtaattgtctttttgttttgtaagtGTAAAATTCCcaaacatgagatctcaaaatatggaatgtttagatgcaacttacaaggcctggaaagtgccatttctgTCAATCTGGGCGGCATTGTTTGGCAAATAGTTTCTTGCTACCCTACACACTAATGGATGGTGGCacccgcttagatagtatcatgATGGTCTTTTAAAGGAAATTGCCCACACACTAAAAATTACTTACAATTTAGGCCCTGGTACTGTATATACGCACATTTGGACGATACCTATAATGTTTCTCGATgcttctaccccccccccccccctttatctGTAATCTACCCAGTCTAGGCCCCTGCAGCAACtttattttatagtttttatgtttctgataaagtgaatATACATGTGCTCAGTGATGTACCCAACAGTGCTTCTTAAATGTACTTATgataccatatgtttgcatgttGTAGATATCTGTATATAACAAGGTGAATTAATGATTGTGTGCAAAGTTAATGAATGATTCCATTTTGGTTAAAGTTTCAATTatattaatcatgataaaggctCTAAGTTACTCCCGGATGTTAAATTGATATGACTTTCTTAATGTATGATCACTTGTCAGATGTGGcttttgtaaaaatatatgaCTAACATATCAATTCAAAGATCAAATAATATGGTGTTTATTATTATGGAAATAGTGTTGCCTGTACTTCCTAACTATTACGTTAAGTTTTTAAGTACCTACAGTATCATAGATTATTAATTATTACTATACTTGATTCAAAGTACTGTAGTACTTTTTAAGAATTTTAGTCAcctaggaaagaacctgggcatgaaaaccaaacaaccaaacgactgatcggctctcaaccccagtccccttgcatcgaaagtgtgactgtgtgatcatcatcaggtgtgtatcacgattgaCCTCGCAAGGGAACAGATACCACACATGATCTTgtccaaaaggccgagaagtgataactactgtagtttaATTTTATAATGTTTTGCACCACTCAATACTTCCGGGTTAAAATGGCCGAGAgctatacaatataatacagtgTGTACTGTAACTTCATTCATTACCTATGGCGGAACAGAAATAGGCCTAGTTACTTACCTTGTGCTTTAAGCTTTTACTTTAGTCGATGGAGTGTTAAATTTAAGTTCTTTTTGTAGTTCAAGTTGAAATATAAAACTTGAACTTGAATCCTACTTATCCAGATGTTGTTGCTGCTTTTCTTTGAAAACTAAATGAAAATACAACACACATGACACAAAAAACCGGTGTACTGCACGTCCAAAGTCAAGCGGCCATGTGATAAAATTGGAAATCCCCTAATGCTGATTTTGGGTGTTAATGTATTGAGCAATTACCTTACACCCTCCCGTAACTTGTTTATTACTACATTTGTAGTGCACGTTTGTGCAGAGCGATATTTCTACATTCCGTTCGTATACGTACATGAACTCAAAAATCTATACAGGGACGGGGTATTCGAGTCATAGCATGCATGGTAACAATGTAACAATAATGATATTTGAAGTAATAGTACACGGAGCATATTGGTTGATTCGTAGCTGTGTTTATTACAGTTAGTTGTTTACCAGAACATGGTTATCGTAACGAATGAATCAGCTACATTCCATGCGTACGTACATGCACTCAAAAATCTATACAGGGACGGGGTATTCGAGTTATAGCATGCATGGTAAcaatgtaataataatgatatttgaAGTAATAGTACACGGAGAATATTGGTTGATTCGTAGCTGTGTTTATTACAGTTAGTTGTTTACCAGAACATGGTTATCGTAACGAATGAATCAGCTGTACAATCAGCTGTAGCAAGTAGAACGTACATAACTAATATcacaacaataatcataataacaatatattttaattgtttaataatAATGTGCTTGCAATTTTCTACCACAACCAACAATATATCTGCATGCAACAGCGACGTAggcaggaatttgaaaggggggggggggggagcactttttgcgattgatatagattttcaaagttgtaggcacgactatctgagcggagcgccaccatcggttggcgcggagcgtagaagaaaatttttggttttacaaacccaccagatggccggaaacggcccttcccgagtgttcattctggttccctggcctcttgctaacttgagacacctcattcaatatcacttttaaacccaaaaaacaaacgagttaaaatagtacgcagttcaatactacataagggtcacactaattagcgtcaacaggccgatttcacgacaactcaagacaactcaagacaacaagtttaaaataccatcaaatacaattgatgttatcagagtatatctggaaacacgtttaaaactgactagaaccagcgtgcatacatatttttcacgggaaaaaatgtttttgtcgtaaaaatcgccaactttttcctaacgttgaattggacgacgtgatgctattgcgcttgcgcaatgacatTAGACCGAACCGTTACACTACAGGTAAGTGCAATTTTTCAATCGAGAATGGTACCCACACACTGGTGTCAATGTATGATGGACTTGGCAAAAGGCGACGAGCGCCATCTAATTTTACTTAACTACTTTTTATGAGAATCATTCgttactatactactactgtactagtgtCAGTGAGTACTACTACTTTTTGTGAATGGTCTTCTATTCATTTTTACAGAGCCAATCCTATGTTTAACcagagaataataaaaccaggCAAAATCATGGTAAGCAAGACTCTGTGAAGTTgataatcacatatgtaaattacaatggaaaaacaataagaaatattcattattttaaaaacattcaatgatttgacggagagaataataaaaccaggcaaaatgatagtaagcaagactctgtaaaattaataataacatatgtaaattacaatagaaaaactaaaagaaatattcattatttttaaaacattaaataatttgatttggagtTCATTCACCATACTTTGGTGCTTTATTACTACGTCAACCCACCTTACCGACACTGTACACAAGGCAGTTCCCAAACTTAGCACAAACCAACCCATATTATAATGGTTCGGTCCGAtggcattgcgcaagcgcaatagcatcacgtcgtccaattcaacgttaggaaaaagttggcgatttttacgacaaaaacattttttcccgtgaaaaatatgtatgcacgctggttccagtcagtattaaacgtgtttccagatatactctgataacatcaattgtatttgatggtattttaaacttgttgtcttgagttgtcgtgagttgttgtgaaatcggcctgttgacgctaattagtgtgaccgctacagaatgtattaaaattagcaaggtacacgtacagagtagtcttacttttcaacttctgatacttgtagatacaaagataggccagaaatgtctttgatacaactctAGCCAGTATCTTTGATACAACTgaagctagtaaatgtttaagttagcctaataagagaaggcgagagctatccgacgattgccatctgatgcaaatttctcaactgttttctcgactgaaatattatctgcgtaaacgggttccgtaactacatgttaaaaaactgacaagatcggatcctactgtctttttcggcgggtagagtgttgaatgaaacggcacgcgatagaaatgacagcctagatgacagaagaataggtcacctaatttagccatattcttgctacgttcatttcaatagtttttcctgtctatagactcttaaactcgtccagcaagcttatcgatttgaattatgggtgtttttaaaaaaaaagataacttggccaaaaaaaatgtaggccAGGGCcaacagtgctacatactggctacgcccctaatcatatgatatcattatcagcagattttgtttcctgtttgaattcctttacattttcttttacatattatatcaggaagacaaacatagtgctcttttacaatttttccagtaggatgattcttgtttattgtccaatgtctggactttaatacgtTTGACGagcttaactgatggacaatataaactttcatattttgtaatatagccagatatgcagtggcctaaaaacaaatatcgttaccgcagtgtattagcagtgtaatacttattataggaagtgcgtatcacgtacgattgctagcttagcttcataacatgctgttcgtgcaacaacttaggacgactcatagaACGACGTTGTCGAcgttaagcccgggtcacatctgcgcgattcaacacgcgattcaactcgcaatacaattgaaggttgaatcgcgtagttagacacgggtatcaacttgttgcgcaataaaagttgcgccgtcgatttgggttgatttgcaatagagcaatgtcctaatcagcgcaacttctcagaaacaacttttctgattcgcgtgattttagttcGAGTTACAGTACACACAGGCGAAGCGTAAAGATTGTACGAGTTCTAAGCtagtactgtacttactgtaggcTAGGCATAGGCCCTACTTTAACTTTAAGTAGTAACTTATTCTGTATTAGTCTAGGTCTTACTGCCCGACTGAATTGAACTTGATCGTCTTGTTATGGAAGGACAGCATGTGTGCCTTCATAGTCATGACAAGGAGACCcaacatgtaggcctaataaacataataataataataatatattgtatGGTGTAGCCTTGGAGTAACAGTAACACCTAATAAACATGTTTTTCCCGACCTACAGTCAACCATGTGTTGCATTTTACAGCAACTGCTCAGTTTTCAACAAATGTTTGAATGTAaaaaattacataaaacaatTTTGCATATCATGTGAGATGTGACCCATGTAAGCACCAGTCACATCCATGTTGCTTGTCCTCAGTTATTCAGTATGTTAGGGACaacatgttttcttctttaatgaACAGCAACCTTATAGCCTACATGGGTAATGATCCAGATCATGTATTTGAGCTAGGAGATGAATAGGAACATAGTTCAAATAGCAAATGGCACAAACACCCGCACAGAGGAGTTGTATACAGACTTGACGGTTCAGTACGTACAGTTCATTTTGAAGTTAAAACTTGTTACATGGTAACATGTGTTAAGCAAGAACCCACGTGAAAATAGTATGACCAATTGTGATATATCCAGTCCTTTGTACGTTTTACTGATAAATCTAAAAATTATCTGTATGAAACTGATGGAAGGGtgaaattgcaatttaaaattcTTGCAAAGACAAAACtggtttcatttttcattttcagtgaTAATACAGCCTTGCTATTCCAGtgtgctgttttttttttgccatggAAGGCCATACGGTGTTGTTTATTACGCAGGAGAAATTGATGTCCTTACCAATTGCTGTTGAGGGATCCCAGAAACCAGACCCTAGACTTATGAAACAGATTATTATCAAGTATGAATCTTGTGATTTAATCACTTTTCTACTGTGTGCTTTATGTTCATGGTTTTAAATGATGTCTGTTTTGAGAATTTGAAACACAGCAGGTGTACAGTATTAAAATAGCCACTCATGACTTCCACACAGTAATGTGAAATGAAGTGTCCAGCTTCAGGCCCACTTGTGAGGATCTTCCTTAGGACTGAGCCAAAACCCAcatccccaccaccccccccccccctcagaatGCATGAATACTACAATAGCTTAAACTGCTGGAACTTGATCTATCTCCCCTAGCAAGTTCTGTAAACTGTATTAAATTAAACTTGCCCATTTTGGCTCCATATGCAGATGTGAAAAAGTTTAATTAGAAAATGTTCAGTGCTCTCGAGCTTTGTAAAAGACATTTGTTGTATTTGAGAACAAATCTTTGCATAGATCTCAACAAACTAATGGATTAGAAATTTAGACATGTACATCACTGCTGTAGCAACTTATGGATAACTGACCAATGATTAAGGTCATAATTTGTTAACGTCAAATATGATCTTACACTAAATTTACACGTACAGTTTTACACCCATACTGTACGTTCTGTACTTGTAACTTTTCCACACGTACGATTGGAGTTGAAATGGCTTTAAATTACCGCTTGCAAGCCTCAATGTTGTCTGTAGAGGGATTAAACTTTctgttatttatataaatttgattCTTCTCATTCCCTCATAGATACTTTTCCAACCGTTCTTCTCTCCTTTTGGAACTGACACAGATACATTCAGCTAATCCAGCACCAGATAGTATCATTGTGGATAAGCTGGACTTTTACATATCTAATCCTAAGGTATTTACAGAATATCAGCTTTCTGGATTCcaaattattttgtatatttttatccaatatattttgtgttgGGTCTTCTGCAGATTTGTTTGAAAAGAATATCCTGAATTAGCTGACAGCAGCTCACCACAGATTACGATTCAACATgcattatattgtatatgtagtCTACTGTGTAGGTTTATAATCAGGTAAATTATGTATTTCATGACACCTGCTGGTAAAATGCAGAGGTAGTGGATGAAACTACACATACCTCCGTGAGTGAATGTACCTGTAGGTCAAAGTTAGAAATGATTTTTCTCCGCAAGGTTACTTCCTCTGTTTGTGAGATATCATAGTTTAAATCTCATGTCAGGAGGCTGCCATATTGACATTATCAGTTTGGTGTTGTAGTACGTAACATTAGGATATGAACCTGTGACTTTACCTTTACTCCTTAAACACTTTTTATCATGACTTTACCTTTACTCTCCTTTAATAGTTACAATCGTGTTGAAATTGCAGCCAGTCCCAATGCAGCACGTGTTAAAATCTATAGACctatttttttaagtttcagcATTAACAAAAACCATCTCTCTTACAATAGATTTGAACTTATCACTCAGCACCTGTCCTGTTTTTCATGATATATCATACACAAagtctcttttctttttccagTATAATTTAAATCTCTCAACTCTGTTTTGACAACATCTTTAAATTTTTCTTCAGACTAACAGCATTTGCCAAGTGACAGCAGCAATCTGTGCCAATTTAATTGATGCAGCCACTTACCTTGCCAGCAAAAGGTAAACTGAATTTTACTGTACACAGCTACAACTCGTTGTTGCACTtgaaatgcatattcattgacAGGTCATCTATACGCTTTCAGTGACTcattttaatgcatattcattgacAGGTCATGTATACGCTGTCAGTGACTcattttaatgcatattcattggcATGTCATCTATACACTGTCAgtgcacccagttgggacaattttgttctctactgtactgtcatgtcccgcttcaggaCAATAAATCATGACACATACAAGCTGGGCCAACATGACCCTCATTGGCACAAGTTTAAAATGACTTATGTTGGTCTATCTAAGGCTTGTATGTGTCATGTCATGACTTGTTGAAAGATAGACCCTCATTGGCACAAGATTACATGTCTTAAAGTGGTTTACACATGACTTGTCTGGAACAAATGTAGAAAAGATATAAATAGAAGAATGTTGCATGGTAAATCCATGTAGGGTTGTCTTGGTCAGCTAAAACTAACAGTTCTCAACATGCTATGCTTTATGACATCCAGTAACCTTTAT contains these protein-coding regions:
- the LOC139955198 gene encoding uncharacterized protein isoform X1, which codes for MPRFFPSSNFETKMACPSPWKDIEDKFFECSICLDLLKEPKLLPCLHRFCKQCLESILQGQVGTIECPLCKDVCKIPNNRIDGFKTDFHMKTMLQFIQLQKTFENREERECIGCEEKLKVTAYCFMCKEFLCFQCYQFHLTKKIFAKHQKHVLGLNDLERKSLTQEKLASLMEAPRCHTHTGHVAQLYCCTCGNLPVCVTCTYGEHKGHDLQDVANVSKEEREKLQKRLEELVKRKENVPNLTDKINRVNAELTSIVAETIAKWKTQYEDQTRKLKNKKEKGKREFKRFKAVLEERTRKELKELESEMEEKIRIIREDYDRMIEIKIRKSKEKEETKRNEIEKRELKIDETMNKLDALMNERNKTIEEQQQCKLRETQNLSDLCNQWVNKFENLSTIASSVLESHNHWTDAQCIPDIRAASEALVEDMMKDFPEMESLSDVTMDDLPILCFDIVNISDNVESVVEIDMIKGNGFCITGITGTGSGYIVVSGRLSYEQSFITVINRQGRQIRHDKIDEVKGSSLHPYRHCAALSGDKIATVCESNQVGVYNIHDGSFTQNNITSLFDDIKTMKVKFASCITTDPKRGHIIVGTYSGSLFIFDEEFKFIRALKLPEVMKWSRDILYHEGVLLICDKESRCAYAVTMDTSKTEAELLYKLPKPDIDGETWYPWSICADRAGFVYILWFSAVKRIITQYSHDGQQLLTTKRTEDTAWCMTTSMTEEGEKLLVATSRSGKILCYGLTPA
- the LOC139955198 gene encoding uncharacterized protein isoform X2 — encoded protein: MACPSPWKDIEDKFFECSICLDLLKEPKLLPCLHRFCKQCLESILQGQVGTIECPLCKDVCKIPNNRIDGFKTDFHMKTMLQFIQLQKTFENREERECIGCEEKLKVTAYCFMCKEFLCFQCYQFHLTKKIFAKHQKHVLGLNDLERKSLTQEKLASLMEAPRCHTHTGHVAQLYCCTCGNLPVCVTCTYGEHKGHDLQDVANVSKEEREKLQKRLEELVKRKENVPNLTDKINRVNAELTSIVAETIAKWKTQYEDQTRKLKNKKEKGKREFKRFKAVLEERTRKELKELESEMEEKIRIIREDYDRMIEIKIRKSKEKEETKRNEIEKRELKIDETMNKLDALMNERNKTIEEQQQCKLRETQNLSDLCNQWVNKFENLSTIASSVLESHNHWTDAQCIPDIRAASEALVEDMMKDFPEMESLSDVTMDDLPILCFDIVNISDNVESVVEIDMIKGNGFCITGITGTGSGYIVVSGRLSYEQSFITVINRQGRQIRHDKIDEVKGSSLHPYRHCAALSGDKIATVCESNQVGVYNIHDGSFTQNNITSLFDDIKTMKVKFASCITTDPKRGHIIVGTYSGSLFIFDEEFKFIRALKLPEVMKWSRDILYHEGVLLICDKESRCAYAVTMDTSKTEAELLYKLPKPDIDGETWYPWSICADRAGFVYILWFSAVKRIITQYSHDGQQLLTTKRTEDTAWCMTTSMTEEGEKLLVATSRSGKILCYGLTPA